One window of Ammospiza nelsoni isolate bAmmNel1 chromosome 12, bAmmNel1.pri, whole genome shotgun sequence genomic DNA carries:
- the ZNFX1 gene encoding NFX1-type zinc finger-containing protein 1 isoform X2: protein MEGPGQEPHSLQFRGGARGRVLRLDTGFTGRGRNRTNNVPGQAPKLGENFQDNNCTLPHRQRGEGFCGWTSKVPQSSKNPRIQGEQPNSEATGFWRKQENEGRRVRYQGGQTHDRGRGPWNEQENAFRGRRCQLGQARERTRGPQNEQENGGRGRRYQGGQAQGGARGRGLRSATPGGAHRSEQPRQARRIGYKFLESLLEKDPSEVVNTLASSSGLKELLSQTTMNRNFVQLICQVLRKACSSQLDRQRVQHILGVVKESNFLRVCLPQYVSDMVTEVVPAVRYEYPEHISNIILLLQHLISTFPASSVQKVSLLLTVLTASIDALRGFGVDITEETEKNLNQVQMLMQHLQEKRREGTLRADNCTFMQPQDGQAGSYRFMSICPTYDEIHGNEKPFLRPNFVSGKYESTSIYLDTHFRLLREDFVRPLREGIMEVLQNLQDRNLRKRKFDDVRIYFDARIIAPSCTPTGIAYKVQFDTKPLRFVHWQNSKRLLYGSLVCMSQDHFETFLFATVSNRNAAELANGIVELSFDADSQPLVGEFEPSDSFLMVETTAYFEAYRHVLEGLQKMREEDIPFQRYIVECDAQVKVPAYLTWDTAYNFAPLVKTSRKEKCPDSLKIVKILDPGQWLSMEDLKLDESQMQALNLALTKELAIIQGPPGTGKTYVGLKIVQALLTNDHVWQSTYRKRPILIVCYTNHALDQFLEGIYSFEEAGIVRIGGRSSSAALHRFTLKELRKHAYRFGFPDYHFRDSDHITREMKEAEGGLLEGAKRLECTAYGVLHERYLKPHMAPQHWASLRRALDTEFYYIASQSSLILEWLGLGVSAFTQSAAENISAENPGGDQEGEEESEDEAEEELLEIPEMADLIEDERVIEDEKIADYWRREKEDDSVQEIAHSMLAMKLDQEEGTAQPQQENMQWEVTRGQRRKIMRKMKVELRKVNAMTELEANAVQDVWQLDLDSRWRLYRLWLQAYQGSIRENIREHEGRYQEAARKLKELKLEQDLCILSRARVVGMTTTGAAKYRQILQYIEPQIVIVEEAAEVLEAHTITTLSRECQHLILIGDHQQLQPSANVYDLAKNFNLEVSLFERLIKVDFPFVCLKYQHRMRPEIAQLISPHIYQNLENHPSVLEYENIKGVSTNIFFVEHEVPEQEIQEGKSHQNPHEAHFVVELCKYFLCQGYEPSQITILTTYTGQLFCLRRFMPAKIFEGVKVHVVDKYQGEENDIILLSLVRSNKEGRPGFLQIPNRICVALSRAKKGLYCIGNMRMLGKVPLWNKIIVTLRKNGHIGQSLELCCQNHPGTKTKVSTGEDFNSVPEGGCTRPCEFRLNCGHACTRACHPYDPEHKEYQCLKPCQKVLCEDGHRCPKSCYEPCGKCMVKVKKTISKCGHVQMVPCHIPEWKFECLEPCRKKLNCGHTCMRTCGQQCTMKCPQRVTATLKCGHEQKVACWMTRMRHEEPVKCESKCSVTLACGHVCSGSCHTCFEGRFHKACARPCKRVLICSHKCQEPCTSECPPCQKECENYCIHSKCKKKCWESCVPCAEPCEWQCQHYQCTKLCSEPCNRPRCNVPCAKMLPCGHPCVGLCGEPCPKKCLVCDREELTQIFFGSEDDPDARFVQLEDCGHVFESQGLDHYMDEDDDAVKLKVCPLCQTPIRKNLRYGSSVKRQVEEIERVKQKIRGPAEEIESNRQRLQAQAALMQNLFLRPNLYSKYAMLENKLKASPLSTKSIGLIENLLNFYKRVADLTNSLNKIDENEKRGLIKRLDEVQKWLDKPRISFTDQELTDLQSEIQRLTYLLSLLERCKATSRTMPADIAAEINSAREILEGTKKFTEEDDAAVKARLKKINASLPMSGLGISEAERVQIVSAIGCPRGHWFKCKNGHIYVIGECGGAMEESRCPECHEVIGGTNHTLESSNRLAPEMDGATHAAWSDVANNMLNFEELRRLM from the exons ATGGAGGGTCCTGGGCAGGAGCCCCACTCCCTACAATTCCGAGGTGGAGCGAGAG GACGTGTGCTTCGTTTGGACACTGGCTTTACAGGAAGAGGcagaaacagaacaaataaTGTGCCAGGCCAGGCACCTAAGTTAGGGGAAAATTTCCAAGACAATAATTGTACCCTTCCACATCGGCAAAGAGGAGAGGGGTTTTGTGGTTGGACTTCAAAGGTTCCTCAATCAAGTAAGAATCCAAGAATCCAAGGTGAACAGCCCAACAGTGAAGCCACAGGATTCTGGAGAAAACAGGAGAATGAGGGAAGGAGAGTGAGGTATCAAGGTGGACAAACACATGACAGGGGCAGAGGACCCTGGAATGAGCAAGAAAATGCATTTAGAGGAAGAAGGTGTCAGCTTGGACAAGCCCGTGAGAGGACCAGAGGACCCCAGAATGAGCAAGAAAAtggaggcaggggaaggaggtaTCAAGGTGGACAAGCTCAGGGAGGAGCTAGAGGGAGAGGGCTGAGGAGTGCTACCCCAGGTGGTGCCCACCGCAGTGAGCAGCCTCGGCAAGCCAGAAGGATTGGCTATAAATTCCTTGAAAGTCTCCTTGAGAAAGACCCCTCAGAAGTTGTCAACACACTTGCTTCCAGTTCAGGGTTGAAGGAACTTCTTTCCCAAACAACCATGAACCGCAATTTCGTTCAGCTCATTTGCCAGGTGCTTCGGAAAGCGTGCAGTTCCCAATTGGATAGACAGAGGGTCCAACACATTCTTGGGGTTGTGAAGGAGTCCAACTTTCTCAGGGTCTGTCTGCCACAGTATGTGTCTGACATGGTAACAGAAGTAGTTCCTGCTGTACGCTATGAGTACCCTGAGCATATCAGCAACATCATTTTACTTCTTCAGCACCTGATAAGTACTttcccagccagctctgtgcagaaagTCTCCCTCCTCTTGACAGTCTTGACAGCATCCATCGATGCCCTGAGAGGTTTTGGTGTGGACATCACAGAAGAGACAGAGAAGAATCTCAATCAAGTCCAGATGCTCATGCAGCATCTGCAGGAGAAGAGACGTGAAGGCACCCTGAGGGCTGATAATTGTACATTTATGCAGCCTCAAGATGGGCAAGCAGGAAGCTATCGTTTCATGAGCATTTGTCCAACATACGATGAGATCCACGGTAATGAGAAACCTTTTCTACGTCCCAATTTTgtttctggaaaatatgaaagcacCAGTATTTATCTTGACACCCACTTCCGACTTTTGAGAGAAGACTTTGTAAGGCCGTTAAGGGAAGGTATCATGGAGGTTTTGCAGAACCTCCAGGACAGAAatttaagaaagagaaaatttgaTGACGTCAGGATCTACTTTGATGCACGGATTATTGCCCCGTCTTGTACACCAACTGGAATTGCTTACAAGGTCCAGTTTGACACAAAACCACTGAGGTTTGTACATTGGCAGAATTCTAAACGATTGCTGTATGGATCCCTTGTCTGCATGTCCCAAGATCACTTTGAAACATTCCTTTTTGCCACCGTTTCTAATCGTAATGCTGCAGAACTTGCCAATGGGATTGTGGAGCTGTCTTTTGATGCAGACAGCCAGCCACTGGTGGGAGAGTTTGAACCCTCAGACTCTTTCCTCATGGTAGAGACAACTGCCTATTTTGAGGCCTATAGGCATGTGCTAGAAGGGTTGCAGAAAATGCGGGAAGAAGACATCCCATTCCAGAGGTACATTGTGGAATGTGATGCACAGGTGAAGGTGCCAGCATACCTGACATGGGATACTGCCTACAACTTTGCACCCTTGGTGAAGACTTCACGTAAAGAGAAGTGCCCTGATAGCTTGAAAATTGTCAAAATTCTAGATCCCGGTCAATGGCTTTCAATGGAAGATTTGAAATTAGATGAGTCTCAGATGCAGGCATTGAATCTTGCACTCACCAAGGAGCTGGCTATCATCCAAGGACCTCCTGGCACTG GGAAGACTTATGTGGGTTTGAAGATTGTTCAGGCTCTCTTGACTAATGATCACGTGTGGCAAAGCACTTACAGGAAGCGTCCCATCCTTATAGTCTGCTACACCAACCATGCACTGGATCAGTTCTTAGAAG GAATATACTCATTTGAAGAAGCCGGGATAGTGCGTATTGGGGGCAGGAGTAGcagtgcagccctgcacagaTTCACCTTGAAGGAGCTGAGGAAGCATGCCTACAGATTTGGTTTCCCAGACTACCACTTCAGAGACTCTGACCAT ATAACGAGGGAGATGAAGGAGGCTGAGGGGGGTCTCCTTGAAGGAGCGAAGCGGTTGGAGTGCACGGCCTATGGAGTTCTGCACGAGCGCTACTTGAAACCACACATGGCACCCCAGCACTGGGCCAGCCTGAGAAGGGCTCTG GACACTGAGTTTTACTACATTGCTTCACAAAGCTCACTGATTCTGGAGTGGCTGGGACTTGGTGTATCTGCCTTCACTCAGAGTGCTGCAGAGAATATATCAGCTGAAAATCCag GTGGTGatcaggagggagaggaggagagcgAAGATGAAGCAGAAGAGGAGCTTTTGGAGATCCCAGAGATGGCTGACCTGATTGAAGATGAGAGAGTGATTGAGGATGAAAAGATAGCAGACTAttggaggagggagaaggaagatgaCAGTGTTCAGGAAATAGCCCATTCCATGCTGGCTATGAAGCTGGATCAGGAAGAAGGAACAGCTCAACCACAGCAGGAGAACATGCAGTGGGAG GTAACTCGTGGCCAGAGGAGAAAAATTATGCGGAAGATGAAGGTTGAGCTCCGTAAAGTGAACGCAATGACAGAGTTAGAGGCCAATGCTGTTCAGGATGTGTGGCAACTTGACCTGGACTCCCGCTGGAGGCTTTACAG GCTTTGGCTGCAGGCTTACCAGGGTTCTATTCGAGAGAACATTCGGGAGCATGAAGGGCGGTATCAGGAAGCAGCCAGAAAGCTGAAAGAACTGAAGCTGGAGCAAGATCTCTGCATTCTCAGTAGAGCCAGAGTTGTGGGGATGACAACTACAG GTGCTGCAAAATACCGACAGATCTTGCAGTACATAGAGCCACAGATTGTCATTGTAGAAGAGGCAGCAGAGGTGCTTGAGGCTCACACCATTACTACTCTGAGTAGAGAATGCCAGCACCTCATCCTCATTGGAGATCACCAGCAG TTGCAGCCAAGTGCAAATGTATATGACCTGGCCAAGAACTTCAACCTCGAAGTCTCTCTCTTTGAACGTCTGATCAAAGTGGATTTCCCTTTTGTCTGTCTGAAGTACCAA CACCGCATGCGCCCTGAAATTGCCCAGCTTATCAGTCCTCATATATACCAGAATCTGGAGAACCATCCCTCTGTCCTGGAATATGAGAATATAAAA GGTGTCTCAACTAATATCTTCTTTGTGGAACATGAGGTTCCTGAACAAGAGAtccaggaagggaaaagccacCAGAACCCACATGAGGCCCACTTTGTAGTGGAACTGTGCAAATATTTCTTGTGTCAGGGCTATGAACCTTCTCAGATCACCATTCTCACTACCTACACTGGACAGCTCTTCTGTCTGCGTAGGTTCATGCCAGCAAAGATCTTTGAAGGTGTGAAGGTTCATGTGGTGGATAAGTACCAGGGAGAGGAGAATGATATAATTCTGCTGTCATTGGTGAGGAGCAACAAAGAGGGGAGACCTGGGTTCTTGCAGATCCCTAATCGGATATGTGTGGCATTATCCAGAGCTAAGAAAGGCCTCTATTGTATTGGAAACATGAGAATGCTTGGCAAGGTTCCTCTCTGGAACAAGATCATTGTAACCCTTAGGAAGAATGGTCACATTGGCCAGTCATTGGAGCTTTGCTGTCAAAACCACCCTGGAACCAAGACAAAGGTATCTACAGGTGAAGACTTCAATAGTGTCCCAGAGGGAGGCTGTACTCGTCCCTGTGAGTTTAGGTTGAATTGTGGCCATGCTTGCACAAGGGCATGTCACCCATATGACCCCGAGCACAAAGAGTACCAGTGCCTGAAGCCTTGTCAAAAGGTACTTTGTGAAGATGGGCACCGCTGCCCAAAGTCATGTTATGAGCCCTGTGGAAAATGTATGGTGAAGGTAAAGAAAACTATTTCTAAGTGTGGCCACGTACAGATGGTGCCATGCCATATTCCAGAATGGAAATTTGAGTGCCTAGAACCTTGCCGGAAGAAGTTAAACTGTGGACACACATGCATGCGTACCTGTGGGCAGCAATGCACGATGAAGTGTCCTCAACGGGTTACAGCCACACTGAAATGTGGCCACGAGCAGAAAGTTGCTTGCTGGATGACCAGGATGAGGCATGAGGAGCCTGTGAAATGTGAGAGTAAATGTTCTGTCACACTGGCATGTGGTCATGTATGTTCAGGTTCCTGTCATACTTGTTTTGAAGGAAGATTTCATAAGGCATGTGCCAGGCCATGCAAGCGTGTCTTGATCTGTTCCCACAAGTGTCAAGAGCCTTGTACTTCAGAATGTCCTCCTTGTCAGAAGGAATGTGAGAACTACTGTATTCACAGTAAGTGCAAAAAGAAATGTTGGGAAAGCTGTGTTCCTTGTGCTGAGCCGTGTgagtggcagtgccagcactaCCAGTGTACCAAGCTTTGCTCTGAGCCATGCAACAGGCCTCGCTGCAATGTTCCCTGTGCTAAGATGCTGCCCTGTGGTCATCCCTGTGTTGGATTGTGTGGAGAGCCCTGCCCAAAGAAGTGCCTTGTTTGTGACCGTGAGGAACTCACTCAGATCTTCTTTGGCTCTGAGGATGACCCAGATGCTCGATTTGTACAGCTTGAAGACTGCGGCCATGTCTTTGAGTCTCAAGGCCTTGACCACTATATGGATGAAGATGATGATGCCGTCAAGCTGAAGGTATGCCCTCTGTGTCAGACACCCATCAGAAAGAATCTGAGATATGGCAGCAGTGTGAAAAGGCAGGTGGAGGAGATAGAACGGGTGAAACAGAAAATCCGAGGCCCGGCAGAGGAAATTGAGTCTAACAGACAGAGGCTGCAGGCTCAGGCTGCGCTGATGCAGAATCTTTTTCTGAGACCTAATCTATATTCAAAGTATGCcatgctggaaaataaactaAAAGCTTCACCTCTCTCCACAAAGAGTATCGGACTAATTGAGAACTTGCTTAATTTTTACAAACGTGTAGCAGACCTAACTAATTCTCTGAACAAAATCGATGAGAATGAAAAGAGAGGGCTGATAAAGAGGCTGGATGAAGTGCAGAAGTGGTTGGATAAGCCACGCATCAGTTTTACAGACCAGGAGCTCACTGACCTGCAGTCTGAGATCCAGAGGCTGACTTACTTGCTGAGCCTCTTGGAAAGGTGCAAAGCAACAAGTAGGACGATGCCCGCAGACATTGCAGCAGAGATTAACAGTGCACGGGAGATCCTGGAAGGGACAAAGAAATTCACAGAGGAAGATGACGCTGCAGTGAAGGCTCGCTTGAAGAAGATCAATGCTAGCTTGCCTATGTCAGGGCTGGGGATTTCTGAAGCTGAGCGGGTGCAGATTGTCAGTGCTATTGGCTGTCCCCGTGGCCACTGGTTCAAGTGCAAAAATGGGCACATCTACGTAATTGGGGAGTGTGGGGGGGCAATGGAGGAGAGTAGGTGCCCTGAGTGCCACGAAGTCATCGGTGGCACCAACCACACCCTGGAGAGCAGCAACCGCCTGGCCCCGGAGATGGACGGGGCAACCCACGCGGCCTGGTCCGACGTGGCCAACAACATGCTCAACTTCGAGGAGCTGCGCCGGCTGATGTAG